A region from the Methanooceanicella nereidis genome encodes:
- the tatC gene encoding twin-arginine translocase subunit TatC — MGEKISIPPGDQELPLSEHLRELRNRIVIVLAVTIFLMVLAYPVSGNLMETVWTHIMPPYVKMTVYEPMELIKVRIIVSFIAAVTIGFPLLVYETFKFMAPGLYRNEKRFILAVFPFSLALFVAGALVAYFITLPLFFDMILSSGSAIASPELSMKETFTIVTNFMVGFGVVFQVPLVILMSIKMDIVKRKTLANGRLAVYGILFAFAVLVSPDPTMLSQLIVGIVLIILFEMSMFLAKFI, encoded by the coding sequence ATGGGAGAGAAAATTTCCATACCCCCCGGCGATCAGGAATTACCGTTATCGGAACACCTGAGGGAACTGCGCAACAGGATAGTGATCGTGCTAGCGGTCACCATATTTTTAATGGTCCTGGCCTACCCTGTCTCCGGGAACTTAATGGAGACGGTCTGGACGCATATAATGCCGCCATACGTTAAAATGACCGTGTACGAGCCCATGGAACTGATAAAGGTCAGGATAATCGTATCGTTCATCGCGGCAGTGACGATAGGATTCCCGCTGCTTGTCTACGAGACTTTCAAGTTCATGGCCCCCGGCCTGTACCGGAACGAAAAACGCTTTATCCTCGCCGTATTCCCGTTCTCGCTGGCACTATTCGTCGCGGGCGCGCTGGTAGCGTATTTTATAACGCTCCCGCTGTTCTTTGACATGATACTGAGTTCGGGCTCCGCCATAGCATCCCCCGAACTTTCTATGAAAGAGACCTTTACCATCGTCACCAACTTTATGGTAGGATTCGGTGTCGTTTTCCAGGTGCCGCTGGTAATATTGATGTCTATAAAAATGGACATAGTAAAAAGAAAGACACTCGCGAACGGCAGGCTTGCAGTCTATGGGATACTATTCGCTTTCGCCGTGCTTGTATCGCCCGATCCTACAATGCTGTCCCAGTTGATAGTCGGTATCGTGCTTATCATATTGTTCGAGATGAGCATGTTCCTGGCGAAGTTCATATGA
- a CDS encoding DUF7285 family protein, producing MFSLVRDDSAMTGPYTDIPAVSMVAIGMILFCYIVMMAYSSYMSGVYYATTKDDIRAIASIVLHDPAIAFEGHPGVLDAVRMDGVKDHFYPGIGYPGSTVTAVINAGEYSWEFGKEAKGKSISYMLPVSVRLNEARCIPGTLTVTMWEEG from the coding sequence TTGTTTTCATTAGTACGCGATGATAGTGCCATGACAGGCCCCTACACCGACATCCCTGCCGTAAGCATGGTCGCCATAGGCATGATCTTATTCTGTTACATTGTGATGATGGCCTATTCTTCATACATGTCTGGCGTATACTATGCTACGACAAAAGACGACATCAGGGCAATCGCCAGTATCGTGCTTCATGATCCCGCGATCGCTTTCGAAGGGCATCCTGGCGTCCTTGACGCCGTAAGGATGGACGGCGTGAAAGACCATTTTTATCCGGGTATCGGTTATCCCGGCTCAACAGTGACAGCTGTCATAAACGCCGGGGAATATTCCTGGGAATTCGGAAAAGAGGCAAAGGGAAAGTCGATAAGTTATATGCTGCCGGTATCCGTCAGGCTGAATGAAGCTCGGTGCATTCCGGGGACGCTCACGGTTACGATGTGGGAGGAGGGCTGA